Proteins encoded within one genomic window of Haloimpatiens massiliensis:
- a CDS encoding transposase, which produces MPRGERIKEDDAIYHVMIRSISEVPLFKKDKDKDIYLEEMKKRQQMYKFKVYAYCMMTNHAHFMIDSNGADISKIMHGLNFKYAITFNKIHKRRGHLFQDRFKSKIVDTDRYLVVLSAYIHNNPLKIRGYEHQPEKYKYSSLKVYLGLEKDKTGLLDEEYVMKFFGSNVLNARENYMKFVYICDEERLKKEIEFEDQKTEYRSEKTVLIRDFDPDKIMEFVAEETGIKKVMLYVKNSRNTKVARALAALLMRCLCDFKCSDICKIFGNITQSRVSKLCSIGVELISTEDKYRNIIEKFIFQYQT; this is translated from the coding sequence ATGCCAAGAGGAGAAAGAATAAAAGAGGACGATGCTATATATCATGTAATGATAAGAAGTATAAGTGAAGTACCATTATTTAAGAAAGATAAAGATAAGGATATCTATTTAGAAGAAATGAAAAAAAGGCAACAAATGTATAAATTTAAGGTATATGCATACTGCATGATGACTAACCACGCTCATTTTATGATTGATTCTAATGGTGCGGACATATCAAAAATAATGCATGGTTTAAATTTTAAATACGCTATAACATTTAATAAAATTCACAAAAGACGTGGGCACTTATTTCAAGATAGATTTAAGAGCAAAATAGTGGATACAGACAGGTATTTAGTAGTTTTATCAGCATATATTCATAATAATCCATTGAAAATAAGGGGATATGAACATCAGCCAGAAAAATATAAGTATTCAAGTTTAAAAGTATATTTAGGTCTTGAGAAAGATAAAACAGGGCTTTTAGATGAAGAGTATGTAATGAAATTCTTTGGCTCAAATGTATTAAATGCAAGAGAAAATTACATGAAGTTTGTGTATATTTGTGATGAGGAAAGATTAAAGAAAGAAATAGAATTTGAAGACCAAAAGACAGAATACAGAAGTGAAAAAACAGTATTGATAAGGGATTTTGATCCTGATAAAATAATGGAATTTGTAGCAGAAGAAACAGGCATAAAAAAAGTAATGTTATATGTAAAAAACAGTAGAAATACTAAGGTTGCTAGGGCACTCGCTGCGCTTTTAATGAGGTGTCTTTGTGATTTTAAGTGTAGTGACATATGTAAGATATTTGGAAATATAACTCAATCAAGGGTGTCAAAGCTTTGTTCTATTGGAGTTGAGCTTATATCAACAGAAGATAAATATAGAAATATAATAGAGAAATTTATTTTCCAATACCAAACATAG